In Mytilus trossulus isolate FHL-02 chromosome 6, PNRI_Mtr1.1.1.hap1, whole genome shotgun sequence, a single window of DNA contains:
- the LOC134722966 gene encoding transcription factor SPT20 homolog encodes MTQGPPVQNEQESVDTPHEGIQQELNDTRPVQNEQEGDDTPHEDIQQELNDTRPVQNEQEGDDTPHEDIQQELNDTRPVQNEQESGDTPHEDIQQELNDTRPVQNEQESGDRPHEDIQQELNDTRPVQNEQESGDRPHEDIQQELNDTRPVQNEQESGDTPHEDIQQELNDTRPVQNEQGSSDTPHEGIQQELNDTRPVQNEQEGDDTPHEDIQQELNDTRPVQNEQESGDTPHEDIQQELNDTRPVQNEQESGDTPHEDIQQELNDTRPVQNEQESGDRPHKDIQQELNDTRPVQNEQESGDRPHEDIQQELNDTRPVHYWTKKRLSIPVTVVLRLIRSVKVVTVLKFHCFSYFVTVPTLKVFVYNIIRLQQRKK; translated from the exons ATGACACAAGGCCC GCCCGTACAGAATGAACAAGAGAGCGTTGATACACCACATGAAGGTATACAACAAGAATTAAATGACACTAGGCCCGTACAGAATGAACAAGAGGGCGATGATACACCACATGAAGATATACAACAAGAATTAAATGACACAAGGCCCGTACAGAATGAACAAGAGGGCGATGATACACCACATGAAGATATACAACAAGAATTAAATGACACAAGGCCCGTACAGAATGAACAAGAGAGCGGTGATACACCACATGAAGATATACAACAAGAATTAAATGACACAAGGCCCGTACAGAATGAACAAGAGAGCGGTGATAGACCACATGAAGATATACAACAAGAATTAAATGACACAAGGCCCGTACAGAATGAACAAGAGAGCGGTGATAGACCACATGAAGATATACAACAAGAATTAAATGACACAAGGCCCGTACAGAATGAACAAGAGAGCGGTGATACACCACATGAAGATATACAACAAGAATTAAATGACACAAGGCCCGTACAGAATGAACAAGGGAGCAGTGATACACCACATGAAGGTATACAACAAGAATTAAATGACACAAGGCCCGTACAGAATGAACAAGAGGGCGATGATACACCACATGAAGATATACAACAAGAATTAAACGACACAAGGCCCGTACAGAATGAACAAGAGAGCGGTGATACACCACATGAAGATATACAACAAGAATTAAATGACACAAGGCCCGTACAGAATGAACAAGAGAGCGGTGATACACCACATGAAGATATACAACAAGAATTAAATGACACAAGGCCCGTACAGAATGAACAAGAGAGCGGTGATAGACCAcataaagatatacaacaagAATTAAATGACACAAGGCCCGTACAGAATGAACAAGAGAGCGGTGATAGACCACATGAAGATATACAACAAGAATTAAATGACACAAGGCCCGTACACTACTGGACGAAAAAACGTCTGTCCATACCAGTAACAGTCGTTCTAAGACTGATAAGGTCTGTTAAAGTTGTAACAGTTCTTAAATTTCACTGCTTCAGTTATTTTGTAACTGTCCCAACTTTAAAAGTGTTTGTCTACAACATAATTCGACTGCAACAACGCAAGAAATAA